A stretch of the Carassius carassius chromosome 6, fCarCar2.1, whole genome shotgun sequence genome encodes the following:
- the LOC132141866 gene encoding uncharacterized protein LOC132141866 produces the protein MIGQGLEECVEEGENDEDGKMDWRDTGKEDGDDDDDDDSDDDDEKKKRKNDRNQVTLGDVFALEMELNRENKKIMMDSSAAQQELKLDSSACSRTH, from the exons ATGATCGGACAGGGACTGGAGGAGTGTGTGGAGGAGGGGGAAAATGATGAAGATGGAAAGATGGATTGGAGAGACACTGGAAAGGAGGATggagacgatgatgatgatgatgacagtgacgatgatgatgagaagaagaagaggaaaaatGACAGAAATCAAGTCACACTTGGAGATGTGTTCGCCCTTGAAATGGAGCTGAACCGTGAGAACAAGAAAATAATGATG GACTCTTCAGCTGCCCAGCAG GAACTGAAGCTCGACTCTTCTGCCTGCTCAAGGACGCACTGA